The following coding sequences are from one Virgibacillus necropolis window:
- the ccpA gene encoding catabolite control protein A, translating to MNITIYDVAREANVSMATVSRVVNGNPNVKPTTRKKVLATIESLGYRPNAVARGLASKKTTTVGAIIPDISSIFFAELARGIEDIATMYKYNIILSNSDQNKDKELQLINTMYEKQVDGILFMGGSITEEHVQQFKSSSVPVVLAATYDESKTIPSVNIDYKQAAFDATKFLLDKGNTAIAFIASQDDTFISKQKYVGYQEAHKDANVTINDKYMIKGDYTYDSGIEAVEQLLALDNKPTAIFVSSDEMALGVIHGAQDKGLNVPEDLEVFGFDNTRLASMVRPTLSTIVQPMYDIGAVAMRLLTKYMNKEEIPEKKVVLPHRIVERNSTK from the coding sequence ATGAACATTACGATATATGATGTTGCTAGGGAAGCGAACGTGTCAATGGCAACTGTTTCACGAGTAGTAAATGGAAATCCAAATGTAAAACCAACAACAAGAAAGAAGGTACTAGCAACAATAGAAAGTTTGGGATACCGACCAAATGCTGTTGCACGTGGATTAGCAAGCAAAAAGACAACTACAGTAGGAGCGATTATTCCAGATATTTCAAGTATCTTTTTTGCCGAGTTAGCAAGGGGTATTGAAGATATAGCTACAATGTATAAGTATAATATTATTTTAAGTAATTCAGATCAGAATAAAGACAAAGAGCTTCAATTAATTAATACCATGTATGAAAAGCAGGTAGATGGTATTTTGTTTATGGGTGGATCAATAACAGAAGAACATGTCCAACAGTTTAAAAGTTCATCTGTCCCAGTTGTTTTAGCAGCAACCTATGATGAATCAAAAACGATTCCTTCTGTAAATATTGATTACAAACAAGCTGCATTTGATGCAACTAAGTTTTTACTTGATAAAGGTAATACAGCAATTGCATTTATTGCAAGTCAAGATGATACCTTCATTAGCAAACAAAAATATGTGGGATATCAGGAAGCACATAAAGATGCTAATGTTACGATAAATGACAAATACATGATAAAAGGTGATTATACGTATGACTCAGGTATTGAGGCAGTCGAACAATTATTAGCGTTAGACAATAAGCCGACAGCAATTTTTGTTTCATCAGATGAAATGGCCCTCGGTGTTATTCATGGTGCCCAAGATAAAGGATTGAACGTACCTGAAGATTTAGAGGTGTTTGGTTTTGACAACACAAGACTTGCATCTATGGTTCGTCCAACACTATCAACTATTGTTCAACCAATGTACGATATTGGTGCTGTAGCGATGCGTCTATTAACCAAATATATGAACAAGGAAGAGATACCCGAAAAGAAAGTCGTTTTACCACACAGAATTGTCGAAAGAAACTCAACAAAGTAA
- a CDS encoding YtxH domain-containing protein — MGNQENQNINSKDFMIGTLIGGIVGAAVALLFAPKSGKDLRGNLNQGASDVRGRASEWKNVAYEKGSDLKDKAYVKGSEFKSKALDSTSQMTKNFSEKTQDLTKTVQSKIQDKRNKEDEAEEAAEEVAEAIEEAAEELEKK; from the coding sequence GTGGGAAATCAGGAGAACCAGAACATTAACAGTAAAGATTTTATGATAGGGACATTGATTGGTGGAATCGTTGGTGCAGCAGTTGCACTTTTATTTGCTCCGAAATCTGGAAAAGATCTTCGTGGTAATCTAAATCAAGGTGCAAGTGATGTAAGAGGACGTGCTAGTGAATGGAAAAACGTAGCATATGAAAAAGGTTCTGATTTGAAAGACAAAGCTTATGTAAAAGGGTCAGAGTTTAAAAGTAAAGCATTAGATTCAACCTCTCAAATGACAAAGAACTTTTCAGAGAAGACACAGGATCTTACTAAAACGGTTCAAAGTAAAATTCAAGACAAAAGAAATAAAGAAGATGAAGCTGAAGAAGCGGCTGAGGAAGTAGCAGAAGCTATCGAAGAAGCAGCAGAAGAATTAGAAAAGAAGTAA